One region of Flavobacterium sp. KACC 22763 genomic DNA includes:
- a CDS encoding DHCW motif cupin fold protein translates to MSTIPFQTIDWSQIEKTEHIGETGTAYWQTIQLGGLRVRKVVYSKNYLADHWCQKGHIVHCLKGDFISELDNGEKMTLTKGMTYIVSDDMSSHRSITTKGVELLIIDGDFLV, encoded by the coding sequence ATGTCTACAATACCTTTTCAGACGATTGATTGGAGTCAAATCGAAAAAACAGAACACATAGGAGAAACCGGAACTGCTTATTGGCAGACCATACAATTAGGAGGTCTACGTGTTCGAAAAGTTGTTTATAGTAAAAATTATCTTGCTGATCACTGGTGCCAAAAAGGACACATTGTACATTGCTTGAAAGGGGATTTCATCAGCGAATTAGATAACGGTGAAAAAATGACATTAACAAAAGGAATGACTTATATTGTTTCTGACGATATGAGTTCTCATCGCTCTATTACAACTAAAGGTGTCGAATTGCTAATAATAGACGGGGACTTTTTAGTTTAG
- a CDS encoding aminoacyl-histidine dipeptidase, whose protein sequence is MSQEIRNLEPKALWNKFADLNAVPRPSKKEERVIEFMKNFGNSLGLETFEDEIRNVIIRKPATPGMENRKPIVMQGHLDMVHQKNADTVFDFDTQGIDMYVDGDWVRARGTTLGADNGLGVATIMAILESKDIPHPAIEALFTIDEETGMTGALNLKGGILQGQILLNLDTEEDDEIDIGCAGGIDVTATRTYHEEEVPEGSVGYTITVKGLNGGHSGMDINKGLGNANKIMNRLLFDAFENFGLQIVEINGGSLRNAIPRESVAKVIISQMFDEAYVYDMQEIISDIKAEYKTTEPNLSIEIVKGDLPEKVMELGVQEGIIRAIYAAQNGVYKMSADMADLVETSNNIARVVIKDGEILVGCLTRSSVESSKFDLANSLRSAFELVGCEVELSGSYPGWTPNVNSEILEVLKEIYEKQNGEQPKVVACHAGLECGILGTNYPDMDMISFGPTIHGAHSPDERASISSAQKYWKFVLEILSNIPVK, encoded by the coding sequence ATGAGTCAAGAAATAAGAAATCTGGAACCAAAAGCACTTTGGAACAAATTTGCAGATTTAAATGCTGTTCCGCGTCCATCGAAGAAAGAAGAGCGTGTAATTGAGTTTATGAAAAACTTTGGAAACAGCTTAGGTTTAGAAACTTTCGAAGATGAAATCAGAAACGTAATCATTAGAAAACCGGCAACTCCAGGAATGGAAAACCGTAAACCAATCGTTATGCAAGGGCATTTAGATATGGTGCACCAAAAAAATGCAGATACAGTTTTTGATTTTGATACACAAGGAATCGATATGTATGTGGATGGTGACTGGGTTCGCGCGCGTGGTACAACACTTGGGGCAGACAATGGGCTAGGCGTGGCGACTATTATGGCTATTCTAGAAAGCAAAGATATTCCGCATCCTGCAATTGAAGCTTTGTTTACCATTGATGAAGAAACTGGAATGACAGGAGCTTTAAACTTAAAAGGCGGAATTCTTCAAGGTCAGATTTTATTGAATTTGGATACTGAAGAAGATGATGAAATTGATATCGGTTGCGCTGGTGGAATTGATGTAACAGCAACAAGAACGTATCATGAAGAAGAAGTTCCAGAAGGTTCTGTTGGTTATACCATTACAGTAAAAGGACTAAATGGAGGGCATTCAGGAATGGATATTAATAAAGGTCTAGGAAATGCCAACAAGATCATGAATCGTTTGTTATTTGATGCATTTGAAAACTTCGGTTTGCAGATTGTTGAAATTAATGGAGGAAGTCTTAGAAATGCAATTCCAAGAGAAAGTGTTGCTAAAGTAATTATTTCTCAGATGTTTGATGAAGCTTATGTTTATGATATGCAGGAGATTATTTCTGATATTAAAGCAGAATATAAAACGACTGAACCAAACTTGTCTATTGAAATCGTAAAAGGCGATTTGCCTGAGAAAGTAATGGAACTTGGTGTTCAAGAAGGAATTATCAGAGCGATTTATGCAGCTCAGAATGGAGTTTATAAAATGAGTGCTGATATGGCAGATCTGGTTGAAACTTCAAACAATATTGCTCGTGTTGTTATCAAAGACGGAGAGATTTTGGTTGGGTGTTTAACACGTTCTTCTGTTGAATCTTCAAAATTTGATTTGGCTAATTCGTTACGTTCTGCTTTTGAATTAGTAGGATGCGAAGTAGAACTTTCGGGTTCTTATCCAGGTTGGACACCAAACGTAAACTCTGAAATCTTAGAAGTTTTAAAAGAGATATACGAAAAACAAAATGGCGAACAGCCAAAAGTTGTGGCTTGTCACGCTGGTTTAGAGTGCGGAATTTTAGGAACAAATTATCCAGATATGGATATGATTTCTTTTGGTCCAACAATTCACGGAGCACATTCTCCAGATGAAAGAGCAAGTATTTCTTCTGCTCAAAAATATTGGAAATTCGTATTGGAAATTCTTTCTAATATACCAGTTAAATAA
- a CDS encoding DUF3810 domain-containing protein — translation MKSKYILPLFLIVQIIFYKTLPYFPDFVEGFYSKNLFVRISHFSRMVLGKIPFSVGDIIYAILMISIISWFWRIRGTWKTNWKDHLLKIIGKISIFYFFFHLLWAFNYYRKPLFEKMEIKREYTDADLLAFTKRLIVKTNEVQFQITKNKSSKIVFPYSQKESFNMILNGYDNLAKEHSYFEYKTLSVKKSLFSVPLTYMGFGGYLNPFTNEAQINDLLPMYTFPLTTSHEMAHQIGFASESECNFIGLLASVKNDNLYYQYAGYSFALRYCLGIWQFKNEKIFEILKKQVNTGILKNYQEDQDFWKKYDTFIDEGFHFLWDSFLKTNNQKDGMESYSKFIDLTINYYRDKPL, via the coding sequence GTGAAATCAAAATATATACTTCCTCTATTTCTTATAGTTCAAATTATCTTTTATAAAACCCTTCCATACTTCCCAGATTTTGTTGAAGGTTTTTACAGTAAAAATTTATTCGTCAGGATTTCACATTTCTCTAGAATGGTTTTAGGTAAAATTCCGTTTTCTGTTGGCGACATAATTTATGCTATTTTGATGATTTCCATAATTAGCTGGTTTTGGAGAATCAGAGGAACATGGAAGACTAATTGGAAAGATCATCTTTTAAAAATAATAGGCAAAATTTCTATTTTTTACTTTTTCTTCCATCTGCTTTGGGCTTTCAATTATTATCGCAAACCTCTTTTTGAAAAAATGGAAATCAAAAGAGAATATACCGATGCTGATCTTCTGGCTTTCACTAAGAGATTAATTGTAAAGACGAATGAAGTTCAGTTTCAAATCACAAAAAATAAAAGCTCTAAAATTGTCTTTCCATATTCACAGAAAGAGTCATTCAACATGATTTTAAACGGTTATGATAATTTAGCAAAAGAACATTCTTATTTTGAATACAAAACATTAAGCGTAAAAAAATCATTATTCAGCGTTCCTTTAACTTATATGGGATTTGGCGGTTATTTAAATCCATTTACAAACGAAGCGCAAATTAATGACTTATTGCCAATGTACACTTTTCCACTAACTACATCTCATGAAATGGCGCATCAGATTGGTTTTGCAAGTGAAAGTGAATGCAATTTTATTGGCCTTTTAGCTTCTGTCAAAAATGACAATTTATATTATCAATATGCAGGATATAGTTTTGCATTACGCTATTGTCTCGGAATCTGGCAGTTTAAAAACGAGAAAATTTTTGAAATACTAAAGAAACAAGTAAATACTGGAATTTTAAAAAACTATCAAGAAGACCAAGATTTCTGGAAAAAATATGACACATTTATAGACGAAGGGTTCCATTTTCTATGGGATAGTTTTTTAAAAACAAATAATCAAAAAGACGGAATGGAAAGCTACAGTAAGTTCATCGATCTGACGATTAATTATTATCGAGATAAACCACTTTAA
- a CDS encoding DEAD/DEAH box helicase, with the protein MNKFEQLGLNESLLKAILDLGFENPSEVQEKAIPLLLEKDTDMVALAQTGTGKTAAFGFPLIQKIDADNRNTQALVLSPTRELCLQITNELKNYSKYEKGINVVAVYGGASITEQAREIKRGAQIIVATPGRMQDMINRGLVNIKNIDYCVLDEADEMLNMGFYDDIVSILSDTPDEKSTWLFSATMPQEVARIAKQFMSEPLEITVGTKNSGSSTVSHEFYLVNARDRYEALKRLADANPDIFSVVFCRTKRDTQAIAEKLIEDGYSAAALHGDLSQAQRDGVMKSFRGRQIQMLVATDVAARGIDVDNVTHVVNYQLPDEIETYNHRSGRTGRAGKLGTSIVIVTKSELRKISSIERIIKQKFEEKSIPSGIEICEIQLLHLANKIKDTEVDHEIDNYLPAINNVLEDLSKEELIKKMVSVEFNRFITYYKKNRDISVGGGERRERGDSEPREFSNNGAVRYFVNIGSRDNFDWMSLKDYLKETLDLGRDDIFKVDVKEGFSFFNTDPQHTDKVMDVLNNVQLEGRRINVEISKNDGGGRRDHNNRGGRRDSGRREGNFAPRREGGFRSDRGSSRDGGSREGGSREGGFRSDRNSSSRREGGFRSSAPRNEGGSDRAPRRSENFGDSSRPRRSRRD; encoded by the coding sequence ATGAATAAATTTGAACAATTAGGATTGAATGAATCGTTACTGAAGGCGATTTTAGATCTAGGATTTGAAAATCCGTCAGAGGTACAGGAAAAGGCGATTCCCCTATTATTGGAAAAAGACACGGATATGGTTGCGTTGGCTCAAACAGGGACAGGGAAAACGGCAGCTTTCGGTTTTCCGCTAATTCAAAAAATTGATGCCGACAACAGAAATACACAAGCATTAGTTTTATCGCCAACACGCGAGTTATGTTTACAGATTACTAACGAACTTAAAAACTACTCAAAATACGAAAAAGGTATTAATGTGGTAGCAGTTTACGGAGGAGCTAGTATAACAGAGCAAGCAAGAGAAATAAAGAGAGGTGCACAAATTATTGTGGCAACTCCAGGAAGAATGCAAGACATGATTAACAGAGGTTTAGTAAACATTAAAAACATAGATTACTGTGTTCTTGATGAGGCTGATGAGATGTTAAACATGGGATTCTATGATGATATCGTATCTATTTTATCAGATACTCCAGACGAAAAAAGCACATGGTTGTTCTCTGCAACTATGCCGCAAGAGGTTGCTAGAATTGCAAAACAATTCATGAGCGAACCATTAGAAATTACTGTAGGAACTAAAAACTCAGGTTCATCTACAGTTTCTCACGAATTTTATTTAGTTAATGCTCGTGACCGTTATGAAGCTTTGAAACGTTTAGCTGATGCTAATCCAGACATTTTCTCAGTAGTTTTCTGTCGTACAAAAAGAGACACACAAGCTATTGCTGAGAAATTAATTGAAGATGGATATAGCGCCGCTGCGTTACACGGAGATTTATCTCAAGCACAACGTGATGGTGTAATGAAATCGTTCCGTGGAAGACAAATTCAGATGCTTGTTGCTACTGACGTTGCTGCACGTGGTATTGACGTTGATAACGTAACACACGTTGTAAACTACCAATTGCCTGACGAAATCGAAACTTATAACCACCGTTCTGGTCGTACAGGTAGAGCTGGAAAATTAGGAACTTCTATTGTAATTGTTACAAAAAGCGAGTTACGTAAAATTTCTTCTATCGAGAGAATCATCAAACAAAAATTCGAAGAAAAATCTATTCCATCTGGAATCGAAATCTGCGAAATTCAGTTATTACACTTAGCAAACAAGATTAAAGATACTGAGGTTGATCACGAAATTGACAACTATTTACCAGCAATCAACAATGTTCTTGAAGATTTATCTAAAGAAGAGTTGATTAAGAAAATGGTTTCAGTAGAATTTAACCGTTTCATCACTTATTACAAGAAAAACAGAGATATCTCTGTAGGTGGTGGCGAAAGACGCGAAAGAGGCGATTCTGAACCAAGAGAATTCAGCAACAACGGAGCAGTTCGTTATTTTGTGAACATTGGTTCTAGAGACAACTTCGACTGGATGTCATTAAAAGATTACTTGAAAGAAACATTAGATTTAGGTCGTGATGATATCTTTAAAGTAGATGTAAAAGAAGGATTCTCTTTCTTTAACACAGATCCACAACATACAGACAAAGTAATGGATGTTTTAAACAACGTACAATTAGAAGGTCGTCGTATCAATGTTGAGATTTCTAAAAATGATGGTGGTGGAAGACGTGATCACAACAACCGTGGTGGAAGACGTGATTCTGGAAGAAGAGAAGGAAACTTCGCTCCAAGACGTGAAGGCGGATTCAGAAGCGATAGAGGTTCTTCAAGAGACGGAGGTTCACGCGAAGGCGGATCTCGTGAAGGTGGTTTTAGAAGCGACAGAAATTCATCTTCAAGAAGAGAAGGTGGTTTTAGAAGCTCTGCTCCAAGAAACGAAGGTGGTTCAGATAGAGCTCCAAGACGTTCAGAAAACTTCGGAGATAGTTCAAGACCAAGAAGATCAAGAAGAGATTAA
- a CDS encoding non-canonical purine NTP diphosphatase, with product MNLVFASNNKNKIAEIQSMLPESIKILSLEDINCLEDIPETADTIEGNAILKADYVTEKYGYDCFADDTGLEVNALNGEPGVYSARYAGEQKNADDNMNKLLEALTNEENRSAQFKTVITLNLNGKQYLFTGIVKGDITLTKTGTNGFGYDPIFKPENFNETFAELPLTTKNTIGHRGKAVKQLIDFLSTTK from the coding sequence ATGAATCTAGTTTTCGCATCAAACAACAAAAATAAAATCGCAGAAATTCAAAGTATGCTTCCAGAAAGCATCAAAATTTTAAGCTTAGAAGATATTAATTGTTTGGAAGATATTCCAGAAACAGCAGATACTATAGAAGGAAATGCCATTTTAAAAGCTGATTATGTAACCGAAAAATATGGTTATGATTGTTTTGCCGATGATACAGGTCTGGAAGTAAACGCTTTAAATGGTGAACCTGGAGTTTATTCTGCGAGATATGCAGGCGAACAAAAAAATGCCGATGATAATATGAACAAGCTTCTGGAAGCTTTAACAAATGAAGAAAACCGCAGTGCCCAGTTCAAGACCGTTATAACATTAAACCTAAATGGAAAGCAATATTTGTTTACTGGAATTGTGAAAGGAGACATTACCCTAACCAAAACAGGAACAAACGGTTTTGGTTACGATCCTATTTTTAAACCTGAAAATTTCAATGAGACCTTTGCAGAATTGCCTTTAACAACCAAAAACACTATAGGTCATCGCGGAAAAGCAGTTAAGCAACTAATTGATTTTCTGAGCACCACAAAATAA
- a CDS encoding carboxypeptidase-like regulatory domain-containing protein yields the protein MKYFAIFFFTLLANIGFAQDTQDTQPTVPQRVSGYVINDDSKQPLAGVNIINTNKVRGAKSDEKGYFEIDVQVNDTLHFSILGFQSLRIRVTNDWIKNKVTRIQLTEKAIALEEVVIAPFSLTGYLEIDSKLIPTKENYRYSISGLTQGYEAGEYAPNAFGKVLGSIFNPADMLYNFFGKNGKELKKLKEMKKDDTVRTLLESKYDRETVAVLLGISKDEIPEIMHRCNYSDSFIQTANDLQIMDAISACYEQYKVLKRN from the coding sequence ATGAAATATTTCGCAATTTTCTTTTTTACACTTCTCGCCAACATTGGTTTTGCACAAGATACGCAAGATACACAACCAACAGTTCCACAAAGAGTTTCAGGTTACGTTATTAATGACGACAGCAAACAACCGCTTGCTGGAGTAAATATCATTAACACCAACAAAGTGCGTGGTGCAAAATCTGACGAAAAAGGATATTTTGAAATTGACGTACAAGTCAACGATACGCTACATTTTTCTATCCTAGGATTTCAATCTCTAAGAATCAGAGTTACAAATGACTGGATTAAAAATAAAGTAACTAGAATTCAGCTTACTGAAAAAGCAATTGCTTTGGAAGAGGTTGTTATTGCTCCTTTCTCGCTAACAGGTTATCTTGAAATTGACTCTAAATTAATTCCAACAAAAGAAAACTACCGTTATAGCATTTCAGGTTTAACGCAAGGTTACGAAGCTGGAGAATATGCGCCAAATGCTTTTGGAAAAGTCCTCGGTTCGATTTTCAACCCCGCCGATATGCTTTATAATTTCTTTGGAAAGAATGGAAAAGAACTCAAGAAGCTAAAGGAAATGAAAAAGGATGATACCGTACGAACACTTTTAGAATCTAAATATGATCGTGAAACCGTTGCAGTATTATTAGGCATCAGCAAAGACGAAATTCCTGAAATTATGCATCGTTGCAATTATTCAGATTCTTTCATCCAAACTGCAAACGACCTCCAGATTATGGATGCAATAAGCGCTTGTTATGAACAATATAAAGTTTTGAAACGAAATTAA
- a CDS encoding MG2 domain-containing protein has translation MMKNILSILFLLLFTALTAQNIEADWNTVYKNSKTEKVYVQLNNVLYNPGETVFFKAFITESDNRPTTLSAYLYVEFFQGNKKVFSQNYEIENGSAVCSYKIPSDAVAGLYKIKAYTKIQNQLSENIFEKTFFVQKVVSPRILMTLDFKKKAYGKGETCEADFVLKNLDNEPIRNYDFKYDVFVSGKKIDSLKGKTDDLGKAVVQFKLPANLDSNDGILNVMLDYDNFKESVTRSIPISLDFVDLQFLAESGNMILNELSSLYFIAKNEFGLPMDVAGFIEDENGNKITDFKCIHDGMGNVMLKTEGTKKYFAVVTSPFKSNEKIALPIAEENVFTINAKRKTETVLLNIYAPLEIEGKVLVRNLAQICKTINLNLKKGWNVIEVNTKDFPVGIHSFSLLIKDNVVAERLVFLNYQNGLKIEIKTDKETYLPREKVNVSIVTKDKNNMPIPSSLSVSVVDSKLLTYIDDKQDNILSWLFLGFELKGKIHEPRFYFDDNKTQEIKEEAIDLLLNTHGWRKYNQKNLQNLVSEVKNGILPEQNNGIAGFVTNQRKKGVSKKVLLFSDGGKVYETKSNSSGYFIFNKVSFSNFAYLLVEGKNNGEEYLITNSYTNSSRFLLMKDTLRNKTPLEVSFRPTETKETITESGQIRGTPIVMSSDSAELSDVVVVGYGMSNKKLISGAITKISATDIISSSLSGRVAGVQITESSGQPGSADKVRIRGLSSVYGNRAGGQPLIVVDGIAYVNNENSSVFGNLSVNSIESVTILKDASATAIYGSAGSSGVILITTKGRLFQGNILLGKKYKYSYQEINKTSAKAISIAERFYVPKYQSTIVEEKTDFRTCIYWNSIIQTDKNGKANFEFYNSDDNTSFKILAEGTSYKGDLGKSEAVFSVKELIQTDVKVPLYASQEDVIAVPLWLKNNSDKDLNLTYKVKFYEKKDLIEQTASVGLKPNETKSINIKLIASKIGKDIPLEIALTGDNYKTTIKKTIDVYSKGFPVNIDISGVKSQTTDFVIQDVFPGSITSDFKLFYNPFSSIFSTLEGMVREPYGCFEQVSSSNYPNIMAMQLLKFKNTSPEFKERALKFLESGYKKLKNYESKDGGFEWYGGNPGNEALTAYGLLQFYEMKEFINIDQKLIERTIAWMDSRKDGKGGFKQNPAKYGFSGIKNIVNNAYIVYVLSEIGKIDIEKEYQTALQEALKSKDLYRMELVALSAFNLGKIPEYKSLMSLIKTEIDKKGFNKLEAEQTVINSYGESMNMEIASLYAIALLKEKEITPEVVKALNFIQSSRTSYGFGSTQSTALALKAITEFNKLYINTVAVKNAVMSFNDESIDLSVRDKNSNVALNELKVKEGKNKFDIQIQEDNMVPYSLQIQYNTYTPINSKECKLSLKTNALQNKAKVSETLRVQIEVENKSTKEISNPIARIGIPGGLTPEPWQLKELVEKNNVDFYEIFGNELVFYFRKLNARENRKINIDFKAIVPGNYKGAASSAYLYYEKEHKNWNKGLEIEVLP, from the coding sequence ATGATGAAAAATATACTCTCAATATTGTTTTTGCTGTTATTTACGGCTCTGACAGCTCAAAATATAGAAGCCGACTGGAATACTGTTTACAAAAATTCTAAAACAGAAAAAGTATATGTGCAGTTAAATAATGTTTTGTATAATCCTGGCGAAACTGTTTTTTTTAAAGCATTTATTACCGAAAGCGACAATAGGCCAACTACATTAAGTGCATACTTATATGTTGAATTTTTTCAAGGTAATAAAAAAGTATTTAGCCAGAATTATGAAATAGAAAACGGCAGCGCTGTATGCTCGTATAAAATTCCGAGTGATGCAGTTGCCGGTTTGTACAAAATAAAAGCTTACACTAAAATTCAAAATCAGTTATCTGAAAATATTTTTGAGAAGACCTTTTTTGTGCAAAAAGTAGTTTCTCCAAGAATTTTGATGACGCTGGATTTTAAGAAAAAAGCATATGGAAAAGGGGAAACCTGTGAAGCCGATTTTGTACTTAAAAATCTGGATAATGAGCCAATTCGAAATTACGATTTTAAATATGATGTATTTGTTTCGGGAAAAAAAATCGATTCGCTGAAAGGAAAAACAGATGATTTAGGAAAAGCTGTAGTTCAATTTAAATTGCCAGCAAATTTAGATTCTAATGACGGAATTCTAAATGTAATGCTCGATTATGATAATTTTAAAGAATCTGTAACGCGTTCGATTCCAATTAGTTTAGATTTTGTTGACTTGCAATTTTTAGCAGAAAGTGGCAATATGATTTTAAACGAATTATCATCCTTATATTTTATTGCTAAAAATGAATTTGGTCTTCCAATGGATGTTGCAGGATTTATTGAAGATGAAAATGGAAATAAAATAACAGATTTTAAATGCATTCATGACGGAATGGGAAATGTAATGCTGAAAACCGAAGGAACTAAAAAATATTTTGCAGTTGTAACTTCTCCTTTTAAATCAAATGAAAAAATCGCTCTGCCAATAGCAGAAGAAAATGTCTTTACCATAAATGCTAAAAGGAAAACAGAAACAGTTTTGCTTAATATTTATGCTCCATTAGAAATTGAAGGAAAAGTTTTGGTTAGAAACCTGGCTCAAATTTGCAAAACAATTAACTTGAATTTGAAAAAAGGATGGAATGTTATTGAAGTAAACACAAAAGATTTTCCTGTCGGAATTCATTCTTTTTCGTTACTAATAAAAGATAATGTTGTTGCAGAAAGATTGGTTTTTCTAAACTATCAAAACGGACTAAAAATCGAAATTAAAACCGATAAAGAAACGTATTTGCCTAGAGAAAAGGTAAATGTTTCAATTGTAACAAAGGACAAAAATAATATGCCGATTCCGTCAAGTTTGTCAGTTTCTGTAGTCGATTCAAAATTACTCACTTATATTGATGATAAACAGGATAATATTTTGTCATGGCTTTTTCTTGGATTTGAGTTAAAAGGAAAAATACATGAACCAAGATTTTATTTTGATGATAATAAAACTCAGGAAATAAAAGAAGAAGCAATTGATTTACTGTTGAATACACACGGATGGAGAAAGTACAATCAAAAAAATCTTCAAAATTTAGTGTCAGAAGTAAAAAACGGAATCTTACCAGAACAAAATAATGGGATAGCAGGTTTTGTTACAAATCAAAGAAAAAAAGGAGTTTCAAAAAAAGTGCTTCTTTTTTCAGATGGTGGAAAAGTTTATGAAACAAAAAGCAATTCCAGTGGCTATTTTATCTTTAATAAAGTTTCCTTCTCAAACTTTGCTTATTTGCTAGTTGAAGGGAAAAACAATGGTGAAGAATATTTGATAACAAATTCATATACAAATAGTAGTAGGTTCTTGTTAATGAAAGATACACTTAGAAATAAAACACCGTTAGAAGTAAGTTTTAGACCAACTGAGACAAAAGAAACGATAACAGAAAGTGGTCAGATTAGGGGAACTCCAATTGTTATGTCATCAGATTCGGCTGAGTTATCAGACGTAGTAGTTGTAGGTTATGGAATGAGTAACAAAAAATTGATTTCTGGAGCCATTACAAAAATAAGTGCAACAGATATTATTAGTAGTTCTTTAAGCGGAAGAGTAGCTGGAGTTCAAATAACAGAATCTTCTGGACAGCCAGGATCTGCAGACAAAGTCAGAATTAGAGGTTTAAGTTCAGTCTATGGAAATAGAGCGGGAGGACAGCCTTTAATTGTTGTAGACGGAATTGCTTATGTAAACAATGAAAACTCCTCGGTATTTGGCAATTTATCGGTAAATTCTATAGAATCGGTTACAATTCTGAAAGATGCTTCGGCAACCGCTATTTACGGATCTGCAGGCAGTTCTGGCGTAATTTTGATCACTACAAAAGGCAGACTCTTTCAAGGAAATATTCTTTTAGGAAAAAAATATAAATACTCTTATCAGGAAATAAATAAAACTTCGGCTAAAGCGATAAGTATAGCAGAAAGGTTTTATGTGCCAAAATATCAATCGACAATCGTAGAAGAAAAAACAGATTTTAGAACTTGTATTTACTGGAATTCAATTATTCAGACCGATAAAAATGGTAAGGCTAATTTCGAATTTTATAATTCTGATGATAATACTTCTTTTAAAATTCTAGCCGAAGGAACATCTTATAAAGGTGATCTTGGAAAATCGGAAGCTGTTTTTTCTGTAAAAGAGCTAATTCAGACAGATGTAAAAGTGCCGCTTTATGCTTCTCAGGAAGATGTAATTGCAGTGCCGCTTTGGCTGAAAAATAATTCAGACAAAGACTTAAACTTAACCTATAAAGTGAAGTTTTATGAAAAAAAGGATTTGATCGAACAAACTGCTTCTGTCGGGCTGAAACCAAATGAAACGAAAAGCATTAATATCAAATTAATTGCGTCTAAAATTGGAAAAGATATACCGTTGGAAATTGCCTTAACTGGAGACAATTATAAGACAACTATTAAAAAAACAATTGATGTATATTCAAAAGGATTTCCTGTAAATATTGATATTTCTGGGGTAAAATCTCAAACAACAGATTTTGTAATTCAAGATGTATTTCCGGGATCAATTACTTCTGATTTTAAATTGTTTTACAATCCATTTTCTTCAATTTTCAGTACTCTCGAAGGAATGGTGCGTGAACCTTACGGATGTTTTGAGCAAGTTTCTTCTTCAAATTATCCTAATATCATGGCAATGCAATTGCTTAAGTTTAAAAATACGTCGCCAGAATTTAAAGAACGTGCCTTGAAGTTTTTAGAATCGGGATATAAAAAACTTAAAAACTATGAGTCTAAAGATGGCGGTTTTGAATGGTATGGCGGAAATCCTGGCAATGAAGCATTGACAGCTTACGGATTATTGCAGTTCTATGAAATGAAAGAATTTATCAATATAGATCAGAAATTGATTGAAAGAACAATTGCATGGATGGATTCTAGAAAAGATGGTAAAGGTGGATTTAAGCAAAACCCTGCAAAATATGGCTTTTCGGGAATAAAAAATATCGTGAATAATGCTTATATCGTTTATGTTTTATCTGAAATTGGAAAAATTGATATTGAAAAGGAGTATCAAACAGCGTTGCAAGAAGCTCTAAAAAGCAAAGATTTATATAGAATGGAACTGGTTGCTTTGTCAGCATTTAATTTAGGTAAAATTCCAGAATACAAATCTCTTATGAGTTTGATAAAAACTGAAATTGATAAAAAAGGTTTTAATAAATTAGAAGCTGAACAAACTGTTATTAACAGTTACGGCGAATCGATGAATATGGAAATTGCTTCATTATATGCGATTGCTTTATTGAAAGAAAAAGAAATTACACCTGAAGTTGTAAAAGCTTTAAACTTTATTCAATCGTCCAGAACTTCCTATGGATTTGGATCAACACAATCGACCGCTTTGGCTTTAAAAGCAATCACAGAATTTAATAAACTTTACATCAATACGGTAGCGGTTAAAAATGCGGTAATGAGTTTTAATGATGAGTCAATTGATTTATCTGTAAGAGATAAAAACAGTAATGTAGCTTTAAATGAGTTAAAAGTAAAAGAAGGAAAAAATAAGTTTGATATTCAAATTCAAGAAGATAATATGGTGCCTTATAGTTTGCAGATTCAGTACAATACTTATACACCAATTAATTCTAAAGAATGTAAATTGTCTTTAAAAACTAATGCTTTGCAGAACAAGGCAAAAGTAAGTGAAACGCTTAGAGTGCAAATTGAAGTTGAAAATAAAAGCACAAAAGAAATTTCAAATCCAATTGCTAGAATAGGTATTCCGGGTGGACTAACTCCTGAACCTTGGCAGCTAAAAGAACTTGTAGAAAAAAATAATGTCGATTTTTATGAAATCTTTGGTAATGAATTGGTGTTCTATTTCAGAAAATTGAATGCAAGAGAAAATCGAAAAATTAATATTGACTTTAAAGCCATTGTTCCCGGAAATTATAAAGGAGCTGCTTCGTCGGCCTATTTATATTACGAAAAGGAGCATAAAAACTGGAACAAAGGTTTAGAAATTGAGGTTTTGCCTTGA